Proteins encoded by one window of Pseudorca crassidens isolate mPseCra1 chromosome 3, mPseCra1.hap1, whole genome shotgun sequence:
- the FGFR4 gene encoding fibroblast growth factor receptor 4 isoform X2, with protein sequence MRLLLALLGVLLGAPGAPALSLEASEEAELEPCLAPSPEQQEQELTVALGQPVRLCCGWAERSGHWYKEGSRLAPAGRVRGWRGRLEIASFLPEDAGRYLCLTRGSMLVLHNVTLVVDDSMTSSNGDEDPKTHRGPSNEHIYPQQAPYWTHPQRMEKKLHAVPAGNTIKFRCPAAGNPMPTIRWLKDGQDFHGEHRIGGIRLRHQHWSLVMESVVPSDRGTYTCLVENSLGSIRYSYLLDVLERSPHRPILQAGLPANTTAVVGSDVELLCKVYSDAQPHIQWLKHIVINGSSFGADGFPYVQVLKTADINSSEVEVLYLRNVSAEDAGEYTCLAGNSIGLSYQSAWLTVLTEEDLMWSATAPEASSPWSQAPQPSQARPWCGVSVSPPAAPPCLRASLVLGKPLGEGCFGQVVCAEAFGMDPIRPDQASTVAVKMLKDNASDKDLADLVSEMEVMKLIGRHKNIINLLGVCTQEGPLYVIVECAAKGNLREFLRARRPPGPDLSPDGPRSSEGPLSFPALVSCAYQVARGMQYLESRKCIHRDLAARNVLVTEDNVMKIADFGLARGIHHIDYYKKTSNGRLPVKWMAPEALFDRVYTHQSDVWSFGILLWEIFTLGGSPYPGIPVEELFSLLREGHRMDRPPHCPPELYGLMRECWHAAPSQRPTFKQLVEALDKVLLAVSEEYLDLRLTFGPYSPAGGDTSSTCSSSDSVFSHDPLPLGPSPFSFPGVQT encoded by the exons ATGCGGCTGCTGTTGGCCCTGTTGGGGGTCCTGCTGGGGGCACCTGGGGCTCCAGCTTTGTCCCTTGAGGCCTCTGAGGAAGCGGAGCTGG AGCcctgcctggcccccagcccagagCAGCAAGAGCAGGAGCTGACTGTGGCGCTTGGGCAGCCTGTGCGGTTATGCTGTGGGTGGGCTGAGCGCAGTGGCCACTGGTACAAGGAGGGCAGTCGTCTGGCACCTGCTGGCCGGGTACGAGGCTGGAGAGGCCGCTTGGAGATCGCCAGCTTCCTACCCGAAGACGCTGGCCGATACCTCTGCCTGACACGAGGCTCCATGCTTGTCTTGCACAATGTCACCTTGGTTGTGGATG ACTCCATGACCTCCAGCAATGGTGATGAGGACCCCAAGACCCACAGAGGCCCCTCGAATGAGCACATTTACCCCCAGCAAG CACCCTACTGGACACACCCCCAGCGCATGGAGAAGAAACTGCATGCAGTGCCTGCCGGGAACACCATCAAGTTCCGCTGTCCAGCTGCAGGCAACCCCATGCCCACCATCCGCTGGCTCAAGGATGGACAGGACTTCCATGGGGAGCATCGCATTGGAGGCATTCGG CTGCGCCACCAGCACTGGAGCCTGGTGATGGAAAGCGTGGTGCCCTCGGACCGTGGCACATACACCTGCCTTGTGGAGAACTCTTTGGGCAGCATCCGCTACAGCTATCTGCTGGACGTGCTGG aGCGGTCCCCGCACCGGCCCATCCTGCAGGCGGGGCTCCCAGCCAACACCACAGCTGTAGTGGGCAGCGACGTGGAGCTGCTCTGCAAGGTGTACAGCGACGCCCAGCCCCACATCCAGTGGCTGAAGCACATTGTCATCAACGGCAGCAGCTTCGGTGCCGATGGCTTCCCATATGTGCAAGTCTTAAAG ACAGCAGACATCAATAGCTCAGAGGTGGAGGTCCTATACCTTCGGAATGTGTCTGCTGAGGATGCAGGCGAGTACACCTGCCTGGCGGGCAATTCCATCGGCCTTTCCTACCAGTCAGCCTGGCTCACGGTGCTGACAG AGGAGGATCTCATGTGGTCGGCAACAGCACCTGAGGCCAG TTCTCCCTGGAGTCAGGCTCCTCAGCCAAGTCAAGCTCGTCCCTGGTGCGGGGTGTCCGTCTCTCCTCCAGCGGCCCCCCCTTGCTTGCGGGCCTC GCTGGTCCTGGGAAAGCCCCTGGGCGAGGGCTGCTTCGGGCAGGTGGTGTGTGCAGAGGCCTTTGGTATGGACCCCATCCGGCCTGACCAAGCCAGCACTGTGGCCGTCAAGATGCTTAAGG ACAATGCCTCCGACAAGGATTTGGCAGACCTGGTCTCTGAGATGGAGGTGATGAAGCTGATTGGCCGACACAAGAACATTATCAACCTGCTGGGTGTCTGCACCCAggaag GGCCCCTGTACGTGATTGTGGAGTGTGCCGCCAAGGGAAACCTGCGGGAGTTCCTGCGGGCCCGCCGCCCCCCAGGCCCTGACCTCAGCCCTGACGGGCCTCGGAGCAGCGAGGGGCCactctccttccctgccctggTCTCCTGCGCCTACCAGGTGGCCCGGGGCATGCAGTACCTGGAGTCGCGGAAG tgcATCCACCGGGATCTGGCTGCCCGCAACGTGCTGGTGACCGAGGACAATGTGATGAAGATCGCTGACTTTGGGCTGGCCCGCGGCATCCACCACATTGACTACTACAAGAAAACTAGCAAC gGCCGCCTGCCTGTCAAGTGGATGGCACCTGAGGCCTTGTTTGACAGAGTCTACACACACCAGAGTGACGT GTGGTCATTTGGGATCCTGCTGTGGGAGATCTTTACCCTCGGGGGCTCCCCATACCCTGGCATCCCAGTGGAGGAGCTGTTCTCGCTGCTACGAGAGGGGCATCGGATGGACCGGCCCCCACACTGCCCCCCAGAGCT GTACGGGCTGATGCGTGAGTGCTGGCACGCAGCACCCTCTCAGAGGCCCACTTTCAAGCAGCTGGTAGAGGCACTGGACAAAGTCCTGCTGGCCGTCTCTGAGGAG TACCTCGACCTCCGCCTAACCTTTGGACCCTACTCCCCTGCTGGCGGGGACACCAGCAGCACCTGCTCCTCCAGCGACTCTGTCTTCAGCCACGACCCCCTGCCCCTGGGGCCcagccccttctccttccctgggGTGCAGACATGA
- the FGFR4 gene encoding fibroblast growth factor receptor 4 isoform X1, with the protein MRLLLALLGVLLGAPGAPALSLEASEEAELEPCLAPSPEQQEQELTVALGQPVRLCCGWAERSGHWYKEGSRLAPAGRVRGWRGRLEIASFLPEDAGRYLCLTRGSMLVLHNVTLVVDDSMTSSNGDEDPKTHRGPSNEHIYPQQAPYWTHPQRMEKKLHAVPAGNTIKFRCPAAGNPMPTIRWLKDGQDFHGEHRIGGIRLRHQHWSLVMESVVPSDRGTYTCLVENSLGSIRYSYLLDVLERSPHRPILQAGLPANTTAVVGSDVELLCKVYSDAQPHIQWLKHIVINGSSFGADGFPYVQVLKTADINSSEVEVLYLRNVSAEDAGEYTCLAGNSIGLSYQSAWLTVLTEEDLMWSATAPEARYTDIILYTSGSLALMVLLLLAGLYRRQVLLGRHPRQPATVQKLSRFPLARQFSLESGSSAKSSSSLVRGVRLSSSGPPLLAGLVNLDLPLDPLWEFPRDRLVLGKPLGEGCFGQVVCAEAFGMDPIRPDQASTVAVKMLKDNASDKDLADLVSEMEVMKLIGRHKNIINLLGVCTQEGPLYVIVECAAKGNLREFLRARRPPGPDLSPDGPRSSEGPLSFPALVSCAYQVARGMQYLESRKCIHRDLAARNVLVTEDNVMKIADFGLARGIHHIDYYKKTSNGRLPVKWMAPEALFDRVYTHQSDVWSFGILLWEIFTLGGSPYPGIPVEELFSLLREGHRMDRPPHCPPELYGLMRECWHAAPSQRPTFKQLVEALDKVLLAVSEEYLDLRLTFGPYSPAGGDTSSTCSSSDSVFSHDPLPLGPSPFSFPGVQT; encoded by the exons ATGCGGCTGCTGTTGGCCCTGTTGGGGGTCCTGCTGGGGGCACCTGGGGCTCCAGCTTTGTCCCTTGAGGCCTCTGAGGAAGCGGAGCTGG AGCcctgcctggcccccagcccagagCAGCAAGAGCAGGAGCTGACTGTGGCGCTTGGGCAGCCTGTGCGGTTATGCTGTGGGTGGGCTGAGCGCAGTGGCCACTGGTACAAGGAGGGCAGTCGTCTGGCACCTGCTGGCCGGGTACGAGGCTGGAGAGGCCGCTTGGAGATCGCCAGCTTCCTACCCGAAGACGCTGGCCGATACCTCTGCCTGACACGAGGCTCCATGCTTGTCTTGCACAATGTCACCTTGGTTGTGGATG ACTCCATGACCTCCAGCAATGGTGATGAGGACCCCAAGACCCACAGAGGCCCCTCGAATGAGCACATTTACCCCCAGCAAG CACCCTACTGGACACACCCCCAGCGCATGGAGAAGAAACTGCATGCAGTGCCTGCCGGGAACACCATCAAGTTCCGCTGTCCAGCTGCAGGCAACCCCATGCCCACCATCCGCTGGCTCAAGGATGGACAGGACTTCCATGGGGAGCATCGCATTGGAGGCATTCGG CTGCGCCACCAGCACTGGAGCCTGGTGATGGAAAGCGTGGTGCCCTCGGACCGTGGCACATACACCTGCCTTGTGGAGAACTCTTTGGGCAGCATCCGCTACAGCTATCTGCTGGACGTGCTGG aGCGGTCCCCGCACCGGCCCATCCTGCAGGCGGGGCTCCCAGCCAACACCACAGCTGTAGTGGGCAGCGACGTGGAGCTGCTCTGCAAGGTGTACAGCGACGCCCAGCCCCACATCCAGTGGCTGAAGCACATTGTCATCAACGGCAGCAGCTTCGGTGCCGATGGCTTCCCATATGTGCAAGTCTTAAAG ACAGCAGACATCAATAGCTCAGAGGTGGAGGTCCTATACCTTCGGAATGTGTCTGCTGAGGATGCAGGCGAGTACACCTGCCTGGCGGGCAATTCCATCGGCCTTTCCTACCAGTCAGCCTGGCTCACGGTGCTGACAG AGGAGGATCTCATGTGGTCGGCAACAGCACCTGAGGCCAGGTACACGGACATCATCCTGTACACATCAGGCTCTCTGGCTTTGATGGTGCTCCTGCTTCTGGCCGGGCTGTATCGCAGGCAGGTGCTCCTCGGCCGGCACCCCCGGCAGCCTGCCACTGTGCAGAAATTGTCCCGCTTCCCTCTGGCCCGACAG TTCTCCCTGGAGTCAGGCTCCTCAGCCAAGTCAAGCTCGTCCCTGGTGCGGGGTGTCCGTCTCTCCTCCAGCGGCCCCCCCTTGCTTGCGGGCCTCGTGAATCTAGACCTACCTCTCGACCCACTGTGGGAGTTCCCCCGGGACAG GCTGGTCCTGGGAAAGCCCCTGGGCGAGGGCTGCTTCGGGCAGGTGGTGTGTGCAGAGGCCTTTGGTATGGACCCCATCCGGCCTGACCAAGCCAGCACTGTGGCCGTCAAGATGCTTAAGG ACAATGCCTCCGACAAGGATTTGGCAGACCTGGTCTCTGAGATGGAGGTGATGAAGCTGATTGGCCGACACAAGAACATTATCAACCTGCTGGGTGTCTGCACCCAggaag GGCCCCTGTACGTGATTGTGGAGTGTGCCGCCAAGGGAAACCTGCGGGAGTTCCTGCGGGCCCGCCGCCCCCCAGGCCCTGACCTCAGCCCTGACGGGCCTCGGAGCAGCGAGGGGCCactctccttccctgccctggTCTCCTGCGCCTACCAGGTGGCCCGGGGCATGCAGTACCTGGAGTCGCGGAAG tgcATCCACCGGGATCTGGCTGCCCGCAACGTGCTGGTGACCGAGGACAATGTGATGAAGATCGCTGACTTTGGGCTGGCCCGCGGCATCCACCACATTGACTACTACAAGAAAACTAGCAAC gGCCGCCTGCCTGTCAAGTGGATGGCACCTGAGGCCTTGTTTGACAGAGTCTACACACACCAGAGTGACGT GTGGTCATTTGGGATCCTGCTGTGGGAGATCTTTACCCTCGGGGGCTCCCCATACCCTGGCATCCCAGTGGAGGAGCTGTTCTCGCTGCTACGAGAGGGGCATCGGATGGACCGGCCCCCACACTGCCCCCCAGAGCT GTACGGGCTGATGCGTGAGTGCTGGCACGCAGCACCCTCTCAGAGGCCCACTTTCAAGCAGCTGGTAGAGGCACTGGACAAAGTCCTGCTGGCCGTCTCTGAGGAG TACCTCGACCTCCGCCTAACCTTTGGACCCTACTCCCCTGCTGGCGGGGACACCAGCAGCACCTGCTCCTCCAGCGACTCTGTCTTCAGCCACGACCCCCTGCCCCTGGGGCCcagccccttctccttccctgggGTGCAGACATGA